The Hydra vulgaris chromosome 11, alternate assembly HydraT2T_AEP genome contains a region encoding:
- the LOC100210862 gene encoding probable cyclin-dependent serine/threonine-protein kinase DDB_G0292550, protein MELKIFLSFLTGVFSTVRVADKKDVENRIYSRNYLPVKPDNFMQHHRRHHHNVQQAQRRDSLGFLKTFTEENFHFNKLFKEKLEQHRNLKEKNFIGSTRAKVEKRKPILMERYNEAEDDDNVYDEDEMAEISQNENIVYSPTRLQNSKKYKYGGRNYGYGINVYGKRKQKETENKIQKNAYKTSNDVDEASTSGEELIKTDSHKTIPQNKKNTKKEIQKVVSNKKFSLQTQDSQHLGVQQTGIQQLGIQQTGVQNLDVQQQGVRKHSMSTHSSSPMKNLAHIPILPILPLPLLYSSGDQETSASSGTDDIKSTNEVIDNEVDRAKVVKEVDRGRVESGNDDRKKRKKENHVSGDWVDKLLAADQESNGFDEDDDFDEESEEIKLLGKNVTHVEHNSSQQKTFNTVQEVLNPQNQQSTLQSTLQSTLQSSLQLTGNSKYQQVLQFNGENRFSNRNDNIGKTFPGISSQSVNNQYNFNSNKNKNVSLIENNNSANNLPNNQVASNIASIHAEPYYTQSNAPSEQPFASLPILSSKTAGPSIANNIVFSQFQSDTSPSQYSSNTVLPQTSSYIPSPQTLSNIVSPQISSSSALPDLTKNQPFSQTSSQQYLFPQTFNEPNTIPSGTSLSSNTAQFNNNAQQKYDQSFENLTLNQFNYPGTSNQLNTYTTNADKPIADNNIWKSYTIPLLGNSSTIENVYIIPQGNNANNVNSPQLLSDSNINSVTSSSIVNNYGVQNPNIVTSEDQNICASSCPIHCAPSCDQVCCTKDTIALDQSYISPSIKYPSPKPLFLSELHGSHSQPIGATPILPNNNEIISGPNTLINRQPNVFDLTKNPQNDNLMFMNAQNQLYSSQPSNHVPDFVLHDTKAVQAISGNTNNEYNLALQKNSVNEQLTMTPFVNKFQGANTMNQPFSNNPISNQSPTSQEGIVRPLDDKKTTFSLQPMKPYFLKVPSLSIVHLRKDIGSEKSNNVKYPNPTCFKGCRTNCLPHCSNYCCGVATKRSSISLEKNKAEKRIS, encoded by the exons acaaaaaagaTGTTGAAAACCGTATATATTCAAGAAATTATCTTCCCGTAAAACCAGACAATTTTATGCAACACCATCGTCGTCATCATCATAATGTTCAGCAAGCACAGCGAAGAGACAGCCTGGGGTTTCTTAAAACCTTTACTGAAGAAAATTTTCactttaacaaattatttaaagaaaaacttgaacAACATcgcaatttaaaagaaaaaaattttattggtagTACCAGGGCTAAAGTTGAGAAACGGAAACCTATCTTAATGGAAAGATATAATGAAGCAGAAGACGATGATAATGTTTACGACGAAGATGAGATGGCTGAAATCAGCcaaaatgaaaatatagttTACTCGCCTACTCGGCTTCAAAATTCAAAGAAATACAAATATGGTGGTCGAAATTACGGTTATGGAATAAATGTATATGGCAAAAGAAagcaaaaagaaactgaaaataaaatacaaaaaaatgcatataaaactTCAAATGATGTTGATGAAGCTTCAACATCTGGAGAAGAACTTATAAAAACTGATTCACATAAAACAAtacctcaaaacaaaaaaaatactaaaaaagaaatacaaaaagtaGTATCGAACAAAAAGTTTTCGCTGCAAACACAGGATTCTCAACACCTGGGTGTTCAACAAACGGGCATTCAACAACTTGGTATTCAACAAACGGGTGTTCAAAACCTAGATGTTCAACAACAGGGTGTTCGGAAACATTCCATGAGTACTCACTCAAGTTCTCCAATGAAAAATCTGGCACATATTCCAATTCTTCCAATTTTACCTTTGCCATTGCTTTACAGCAGTGGCGATCAAGAAACATCTGCATCATCAGGTACAGATGATATAAAATCAACCAATGAGGTAATTGATAACGAAGTTGATCGTGCAAAAGTTGTTAAAGAAGTTGATCGAGGAAGAGTTGAGTCTGGTAACGACGAtcgtaaaaaaagaaagaaggaAAATCATGTCAGTGGAGATTGGGTAGATAAACTACTTGCAg CTGATCAAGAAAGTAATGGATTTGATGAAGATGACGACTTTGACGAAGAATCTGAAGAAATCAAATTGTTAGGGAAAAATGTAACTCATGTTGAACACAATTCTTCAcagcaaaaaacatttaatacagTTCAAGAGGTTTTAAACCCACAGAATCAACAATCTACACTTCAATCTACACTTCAATCTACACTTCAATCTTCACTTCAACTGACTGGAAACAGTAAATATCAACAGGTTTTGCAGTTCAACGGTGAAAATCGTTTTAGTAACAGAAATGATAACATTGGTAAAACATTTCCTGGAATTTCTAGCCAATCAGTAAATAACCAATACAATTttaacagcaataaaaataaaaacgtttctCTAATTGAAAATAACAATAGTGCAAATAATCTACCAAACAACCAGGTAGCAAGTAACATTGCAAGCATTCATGCTGAACCTTACTACACACAAAGTAATGCTCCATCAGAGCAACCTTTTGCCTCACTACCTATACTGTCCAGCAAAACTGCTGGGCCTTCTATTgctaacaatattgttttttctcaATTTCAAAGTGATACTTCACCATCTCAATATTCAAGCAATACTGTATTACCTCAAACTTCAAGCTACATTCCATCTCCCCAAACTTTAAGTAATATAGTGTCCCCTCAAATATCAAGCAGTTCTGCTTTACCAGACTTAACTAAAAACCAACCATTTAGCCAAACAAGCTCTCAACAGTATTTGTTTCCGCAAACCTTTAATGAACCCAATACAATACCTTCTGGTACCTCACTTTCATCAAATACTGCACAATTTAATAACAATGCTCAACAGAAATATGATCaatcatttgaaaatttaactttaaaccaATTTAATTACCCTGGCACAAGTAACCAATTAAATACTTACACAACAAATGCTGATAAACCTATTGCTGACAACAATATATGGAAGTCTTACACTATACCTCTACTAGGAAATTCTTCCACAATTGAAAACGTTTATATCATACCTCAAGGAAACAATGCTAATAATGTCAACTCTCCACAACTTCTTAGTGATTCAAATATAAATAGCGTTACGTCTTCCAGTATTGTTAACAATTACGGAGTGCAAAATCCAAACATAGTTACTTCTGAAGATCAAAATATATGCGCCTCAAGTTGCCCAATACACTGCGCACCAAGTTGTGATCAAGTTTGCTGTACTAAAGATACTATAGCCTTAGACCAGTCATACATTTCACCTTCAATAAAATATCCGTCACCAAAACCTTTGTTTTTATCTGAATTACATGGCTCTCATTCTCAGCCAATTGGAGCAACGCCGATATTACCAAACAATAATGAAATTATCTCAGGTCCTAATACGTTAATCAACAGACAACCCAATGTGTTTGACTTAACTAAAAATCCACAAAATGATAACCTAATGTTTATGAACGCACAAAATCAACTCTACTCGTCGCAACCTTCGAATCACGTGCCTGATTTTGTTCTACATGATACAAAAGCAGTGCAAGCTATTAGTGGTAACACCAACAACGAATACAACCTTGCTCTTCAAAAAAATAGTGTTAATGAACAACTAACTATGACACCATTTGTTAACAAGTTTCAAGGAGCTAATACAATGAATCAGCCATTTTCTAACAATCCAATTTCAAATCAATCTCCAACCAGCCAAGAAGGAATTGTTCGCCCTCTTGAtgataaaaaaactacattttcaCTGCAACCGATGAAGccatactttttaaaagttccaTCTTTATCAATAGTTCATTTAAGAAAAGATATTGGGAGTGAAAAATCGAATAATGTAAAATACCCAAACCCAACATGCTTTAAAGGTTGCAGGACAAATTGCCTTCCTCATTGTTCAAACTACTGTTGTGGTGTAGCCACGAAAAGAAGTAgtatttctttagaaaaaaataaagcagaaaaaagaatttcttaa